A genome region from Penicillium psychrofluorescens genome assembly, chromosome: 3 includes the following:
- a CDS encoding uncharacterized protein (ID:PFLUO_005678-T1.cds;~source:funannotate) — translation VEPPGKMDKSTTPLDLHRLSHQSMHKRYESDEEAASESDAGWHDLPSLIGSQPAAGSFDSDLSDDDHLSAPTPAKPQRSVSVDTVKENRDAGFVDVFDPEDDMVLELSSPPARVASMIFAPPIIYISPNSPPKQHSRSRSLSLESAGSLEDADIQVAKQVTIMQPPTRPTLVFIDSPGQRSKGSRPRPSQSHSREPSRRRESRLLPPLTDIKSNSPRLNEGYELRLPRTIPSPPAAIDEETSPTSTAHSAAIRRVSEVPLIPYFPLVSPRPLSKYMPQTRPRTAGSEKPLPNPGGRHRRPTEPGRRPPSLRSSSSNSVPSSSSYSSPRESSPCTAPSDTDGTSLHSPPAAKRTLNLLANRHPLMMRRMTRKNSIASSTTSMNSLRSEASSSLSSNNSQSLHTSASYTNLHPQTQQLRRQSVMNMQLHSNPVYNSNEMILNMMPAPPLDARPIRKPSLVRKSSHRRHVRHSTSVPSGRGFMGLKFGPRSPQRV, via the coding sequence CTGTTGAGCCGCCAGGCAAGATGGACAAATCCACCACTCCGCTGGACCTGCACCGTCTGAGCCATCAAAGCATGCACAAACGCTACGAGtccgacgaagaagctgcCTCTGAATCAGATGCCGGATGGCATGACCTGCCCTCGCTCATCGGCTCGCAGCCAGCCGCTGGGTCATTTGACTCCGACCTCAGCGACGATGACCATCTGTCGGCACCCACCCCGGCCAAGCCGCAGCGGTCTGTTTCCGTTGACACCGTCAAGGAAAACCGCGATGCCGGCTTCGTCGATGTCTTCGATCCCGAAGACGacatggtgctggagctCAGCTCTCCTCCGGCTCGGGTTGCATCCATGATCTTCGCGCCGCCAATCATCTATATCTCGCCCAATTCCCCACCAAAGCAACACTCGCGGTCCCGATCACTGTCTCTGGAGTCTGCGGGCTCTCTCGAAGATGCAGACATCCAGGTCGCAAAGCAGGTCACCATCATGCAGCCACCCACGCGGCCCACGCTGGTGTTCATCGACTCGCCCGGCCAACGCTCCAAGGGATCACGACCTCGTCCCAGCCAGTCTCATTCGCGAGAACCCAGCCGCAGGCGAGAGTCCCGTCTCTTGCCACCATTGACGGATATCAAATCCAATTCGCCGCGTCTCAACGAAGGGTACGAGCTCAGACTGCCACGCACCATTCCATCACCCCCAGCAGCCATCGACGAAGAGACGTCGCCCACCTCCACAGCCCACTCTGCCGCCATCCGACGGGTCTCCGAGGTCCCTCTCATCCCGTACTTCCCTCTCGTCTCGCCCCGCCCGCTCTCTAAATACATGCCCCAGACCCGGCCGCGAACTGCTGGATCCGAAAAGCCGCTGCCAAACCCAGGAGGACGACACCGCCGTCCCACAGAGCCAGGCAGACGCCCGCCATCTCTCCGCAGCTCAAGCAGCAACAGCGtaccatcctcatcatcctaCTCGTCCCCTCGCGAGTCCTCCCCCTGCACAGCACCCTCCGACACAGACGGCACCTCCCTGCACTCCCCCCCGGCCGCAAAACGCACCCTGAACCTGCTGGCAAACCGCCACCCTCTGATGATGCGCCGCATGACCCGAAAGAACTCCATCGCATCAAGCACCACCTCCATGAACAGCCTCCGCTCCGAAGCAAgctcctccctctcctccaacaacagcCAATCCCTGCACACATCCGCTTCCTACACGAACCTCCACCCCCAAACCCAGCAGCTGCGCCGCCAATCCGTCATGAACATGCAGCTCCACTCCAACCCCGTCTACAACTCCAACGAAATGATCCTGAACATGatgcccgcgccgccgcTTGATGCCCGCCCCATTCGCAAACCGAGTCTCGTGCGCAAAtccagccatcgccgccatgtGAGGCATAGTACCTCCGTGCCCAGCGGGAGGGGATTCATGGGGTTGAAATTTGGACCCAGATCGCCTCAGCGGGTTTAG
- a CDS encoding uncharacterized protein (ID:PFLUO_005679-T1.cds;~source:funannotate) produces the protein MADFLQNVPLPTLDRPFGIHLWPIFDKAFEVVVGYPASKFKFQEGVTPMSTFKETATMLITYYIVIFGGREIMKKRGPLKLNALFMIHNFYLTAISATLLALFIEQLLPTIWRHGVFHAICDHQGGWTQPLIVLYYLNYLTKYLELIDTVFLCLKKKPLTFLHTYHHGATALLCYTQLIGLTAVQWVPITINLLVHVVMYWYYFQSARGIRIWWKQYITRLQIVQFVIDLGFIYFASYTYFTSTYFPWAPNMGECAGEEFAAFAGIAIITSYLLLFISFYIATYKKEVKVGRPRRNTGKKSLIDMKNFEVPSPATPAGAQSNGRASNGSAASTGRSNGPVTRSRKA, from the exons atggccgacttCCTTCAGAACGTGCCCCTGCCGACCCTCGATCGGCCCTTCGGCATCCACCTATGGCCCATCTTCGACAAGGCCTTCGAGGTCGTCGTGGGATACCCCGCCAGCAAGTTCAAGTTCCAGGAGGGCGTCACCCCGATGTCCACCTTCAAGGAGACCGCGACCATGCTTATCACCTACTacatcgtcatcttcggcggccgTGAGATCATGAAGAAGCGCGGCCCGCTCAAGCTCAATGCGCTGTTCATGATCCACAACTTCTACCTGACCGCCATCAGCGCTACCCTGCTGGCCCTGTTCATCGAACAGCTGCTGCCAACCATCTGGCGACACGGCGTCTTCCATGCGATCTGTGACCACCAGGGTGGATGGACCCAGCCCCTCATTGTGCTATACTAC CTGAACTACCTCACCAAATACCTCGAACTGATTGACACCGTCTTCCTCTGCCTCAAGAAGAAACCCTTGACCTTCCTTCACACCTACCACCACGGTGCCACCGCTCTCCTCTGCTACACTCAGTTGATCGGCTTGACGGCGGTGCAGTGGGTgcccatcaccatcaaccTGCTGGTCCATGTGGTTATGTACTGGTACTACTTCCAGAGCGCCCGCGGCATCCGCATCTGGTGGAAGCAGTACATCACTCGTCTGCAGATTGTGCAGTTCGTCATCGATCTGG GTTTCATCTACTTCGCCTCCTACACCTACTTCACCTCCACCTACTTCCCGTGGGCTCCGAACATGGGCGAATGCGCGGGCGAGGAGTTTGCGGCTTTCGCTGGCATTGCGATCATCACCTCTTACCTGCTCCTGTTCATCTCCTTCTACATCGCCACCTACAAGAAGGAGGTCAAGGTCGGCCGCCCGCGTCGCAACACCGGCAAGAAGTCTTTGATCGACATGAAGAACTTCGAGGTTCCATCTCCCGCTACTCCGGCGGGTGCGCAGAGCAATGGCAGAGCCTCGAACGGCTCTGCAGCTTCGACCGGCCGCTCGAACGGTCCCGTCACACGCTCTCGCAAGGCGTAA